In Lacrimispora indolis DSM 755, a genomic segment contains:
- a CDS encoding ABC transporter ATP-binding protein, which yields MWKKKDKLPARVTENVKEDLIKLVDVVKVYDTGSIKVLGLKRVNLTIKRGEFVAIMGQSGSGKSTLMNILGCLDRPTMGHYYLDGIDTAELPADDLSAIRNRKIGFVFQSFNLISRTSALKNVELPMTYAHISKKSREERALMLLERVGLGSRYEHMPNELSGGQRQRVAIARALANEPPLILADEPTGNLDTASSKEIMELFSKLHKEGATVVLVTHEEDIAAFTERIIRFRDGQMVSDELNVPQIQEQEESENMEKEGTPCC from the coding sequence ATGTGGAAAAAAAAGGATAAGCTTCCTGCCCGCGTAACAGAGAATGTTAAGGAAGATTTGATAAAACTGGTGGATGTGGTAAAGGTTTACGATACCGGCTCCATTAAGGTGCTGGGATTAAAGCGGGTAAACTTAACCATTAAGCGGGGAGAATTTGTAGCAATTATGGGACAGTCCGGCTCAGGAAAGTCAACCCTCATGAACATTTTAGGGTGCTTAGACCGGCCTACTATGGGGCATTATTATCTTGACGGCATTGATACGGCGGAGCTTCCGGCCGATGATTTATCAGCCATCAGAAACCGCAAAATAGGATTTGTATTCCAGTCCTTTAATCTCATATCAAGGACCTCTGCATTAAAAAATGTGGAGCTTCCCATGACTTATGCCCATATATCCAAAAAATCCAGGGAGGAGCGGGCTTTAATGCTTCTGGAACGGGTAGGTCTTGGAAGCCGGTATGAGCACATGCCCAATGAGCTTTCCGGAGGACAGCGGCAGAGGGTTGCCATTGCCAGGGCGCTGGCAAATGAGCCTCCCCTGATTCTGGCCGATGAGCCTACGGGAAACTTAGATACCGCCTCTTCAAAGGAGATCATGGAGCTGTTTTCCAAGCTTCACAAGGAGGGAGCTACTGTTGTACTGGTAACCCATGAAGAGGATATTGCTGCTTTTACAGAGAGGATCATACGTTTTCGGGATGGGCAGATGGTCAGCGATGAGCTCAATGTTCCTCAGATCCAGGAACAGGAAGAGTCTGAAAATATGGAGAAAGAAGGGACGCCATGCTGTTAG
- a CDS encoding efflux RND transporter periplasmic adaptor subunit: MNGFKNNEMEAGEGAEMEPMSDEVFDRELQSLMEEEKGGKKKKKGPRKKWSKKRKIITIGAAVIGAFFIAFKVMAGGGSVAMPVTASPLAKGEVVEMLSVSGPVQGTDSVEVVSNLHAEILELLVKEGDRVEKGQVLATLDDKDAKKEVDIAQNAYDLAVSTYGDKQREAENGYAKAKQDYDTARANYNRTLALYQGGSASQVELETASNTMNDAQREMSTYTLKNGKPVANESYALQIEKEAFELEQKKEALNNTKVTSPIVGTVVRVNCKVGRFADKTDDDKPMFIINNLDVLEMKINVSEYSIGKVAIGQPVEISADILNGETARGEVTAISPTGEEKGNGSTERVIPTTIRIIDQNTKLIAGITAKAKIELQKAENVWVVPISAVIQQPDGSTAIACVKDKTVTFIPVKTGVESDIQAEIIPEEEGALTEGMQVIDAPTPMLTEGMAVTVISPVQ; the protein is encoded by the coding sequence ATGAACGGATTTAAGAACAATGAGATGGAAGCGGGCGAAGGGGCGGAAATGGAGCCAATGTCTGATGAAGTATTTGATAGAGAGCTGCAAAGCCTGATGGAAGAGGAAAAAGGCGGAAAAAAGAAAAAGAAGGGCCCGCGGAAAAAGTGGAGCAAAAAGAGAAAGATCATAACCATTGGAGCGGCGGTCATTGGGGCCTTTTTTATTGCCTTCAAGGTGATGGCAGGCGGCGGGAGTGTGGCTATGCCGGTAACTGCTTCGCCCCTTGCAAAGGGAGAGGTAGTGGAAATGCTGTCAGTCAGCGGGCCTGTCCAGGGAACCGACAGCGTGGAAGTAGTATCCAATCTTCATGCGGAGATCCTGGAGCTTCTGGTAAAGGAAGGAGACCGGGTAGAAAAAGGACAGGTCTTGGCGACCCTTGACGATAAGGATGCAAAAAAGGAAGTGGATATCGCTCAAAACGCCTATGACCTGGCTGTGAGCACCTATGGGGATAAGCAGAGGGAAGCGGAAAACGGATATGCAAAGGCAAAGCAGGATTATGACACTGCCAGGGCCAACTATAACCGGACCCTGGCTCTTTACCAGGGAGGAAGCGCTTCCCAGGTGGAGCTTGAGACTGCATCCAACACCATGAATGACGCGCAGCGGGAAATGAGTACATATACCTTAAAAAATGGAAAGCCGGTGGCAAATGAATCCTATGCCCTTCAGATCGAAAAAGAGGCCTTTGAACTGGAACAGAAGAAGGAAGCATTAAATAATACGAAGGTCACCAGCCCCATTGTGGGGACTGTAGTAAGAGTCAACTGCAAGGTGGGCCGTTTTGCAGATAAAACCGATGATGACAAACCCATGTTCATCATCAACAATTTGGATGTGCTGGAAATGAAGATCAATGTCAGCGAGTATTCCATAGGAAAGGTTGCCATAGGACAGCCGGTGGAAATCAGTGCGGATATTTTAAACGGTGAGACCGCAAGAGGAGAGGTGACCGCCATTTCTCCCACAGGAGAGGAGAAGGGAAATGGTTCCACGGAACGGGTCATTCCCACCACCATACGGATCATTGACCAGAATACAAAGCTGATCGCAGGCATTACCGCCAAGGCAAAAATTGAGCTTCAAAAGGCGGAGAATGTATGGGTTGTTCCAATTTCAGCAGTGATCCAGCAGCCTGACGGCAGCACGGCCATTGCCTGTGTAAAGGATAAAACAGTAACCTTTATTCCTGTGAAAACCGGAGTGGAGAGCGATATCCAGGCAGAGATCATTCCGGAAGAAGAGGGAGCCTTGACGGAAGGGATGCAGGTGATTGATGCCCCGACTCCTATGCTTACAGAAGGAATGGCAGTAACCGTGATTTCACCGGTTCAGTAA